A stretch of the Bacillus sp. B-jedd genome encodes the following:
- a CDS encoding CsbD family protein: MNNEESKGTWDQLKGEAKRAAGKVSGNESLEAEGNIDKGKGTLKEKYGGAKEKLASEFNNTIDKTR; the protein is encoded by the coding sequence ATGAATAATGAAGAATCTAAAGGCACATGGGATCAGCTAAAAGGAGAAGCGAAACGGGCCGCGGGGAAAGTTTCCGGAAACGAATCGCTTGAGGCAGAAGGTAACATCGACAAAGGCAAAGGTACTTTAAAGGAAAAGTATGGCGGAGCGAAAGAAAAGCTTGCCAGCGAATTTAATAATACGATTGATAAAACGAGATAA